In Mesorhizobium sp. M9A.F.Ca.ET.002.03.1.2, the DNA window TAAGCCATTTCTGGCATCGCCGCCACCGCTGAGGCGTCCGGCGCGGCGCCCCGAGGCCAGCTTAGTCTTGGGGACCTCCGGTCGAAGCGACGTGCGAAGTTCCTTCGCCGCAGCCACCAGCTCGGCGCGGCTGCTTCCATATTTCTTGATCAACTGATGGACTTGCGCTGGGGTGATGCCGTTTTGCCGGGCAAAATGCCTTACTACATAATCCTCGCTGCCAGAAATCCGATCCCGGTGGCGGGGATAGAGCTTCGCCGCGTCGGCTGTCATGCTTACTCTCCTTTGGTCACGTTTGCTCACGATGTATGGTTGGCCAACGCAAAAGGGGCGATTTCGTTGCCGCATGCGACACCAGTGCACCTGCGCTTTTCGCGCCAGACTCGAGCGCACGGCCAAGCAATCGGACCGACACGCGACATAA includes these proteins:
- a CDS encoding DUF3606 domain-containing protein; this translates as MTADAAKLYPRHRDRISGSEDYVVRHFARQNGITPAQVHQLIKKYGSSRAELVAAAKELRTSLRPEVPKTKLASGRRAGRLSGGGDARNGLKTR